The Penicillium psychrofluorescens genome assembly, chromosome: 2 nucleotide sequence TAGATTACGACTAGTTAGAGGTATGGCGAAGCGAATATTCTCCCTCTATACTAAACTAGCCTAAATTCTACCCGCTAGCTCTAAGCCTCCTAGAGCGACCTGGAATGCGAAAAGAGCCGCATCACTTCTAAAGAAGCTCGTAAAGAAACAAGATGAGTGCAAAACTCGAATTGATGCCACAGATTTGTCGATGGAATTATTTGGGTGTTATTTCTCCACTATATGAAAAGCGTCAACAGATGACAAAACTAATCTGCTAACTAGCGATATGCCAAATGGACTTTTGGCCTTGGCTTGGCCTTGTGCCGAGTGGGTAGGGGTCCGTGGTGGTCTACTATAAGGCAACAACCACGAGAACCAATAAGGGACGATTAATAGGCCTCAGAATATTGTCACCCGCTTGTATCCAGTTACCATGAGCTATATTTGCAAAAAATATGTTTAGCATTACGTTGTAACTGTATTGAAAAGTTAACGTAAAGGGGCTATAGCGAAGATGTTCTATTCCAGTTTGGTGGACTTCAATTACCCTTTCGCCCCATATTTATACTATTTATGTGAACAGCAAGCCCATCTCCTATTGGGGCCAGCATAGAATAAGCTCCTATACTATTGCTCAAAAGCTGCACGTGGTCTTCGCTAGAGTCAGCCCCCATGCCGATCCCTCCAACAAGGATGCAAAAGCTATGTCCGTGGTGGACTAAACAACCCTACAGATTATGGACTGTCATAAGCCTAATTTTCTTGATGTATGTCTCTAAAAAATGTTGTTTGGCTGAGTACCAGATACAGCGAAAACTTTATTTCGTCGATGGCCGATTTGTCGATTTGTTCATTTCAATATGACTCCAGAGGGGACGATTATACCCAACAACTCTTCTAGGCAGTGTGCACCAAGCCAAAATTCGGGCTTGTATGAAGGATCGTATTTCTCTTCGAGAAGCACGTGTATAAATCTGTTGGTATTCTGCGGTATAGCTATGCAGATCACTTCTGCGTACCAAGATAGTTGCTATTTTGATAATCCCTCGGTGTGTCATTTTGCCGTTCGGTTAGCCTGTAATATGCCATCCTAGCCTGTACATATGGATCATAGGTGTTGGTTTTTTACTAGTGGGCATCTCCTTGACTAGGATCAGGATTGTAAGATTCTTGAGATCATCATCACAGGGTCTTCACAAATTGGCATCGGCTCCTTTGAGCTATAGTCGCGGGTGTCGGCTCAGCTTCTATTCACTCCCATCTTGTAACATTTTAAGCTACATCGAAAGAGTCATTAATAAATTGAAGCTGACAACTATATCGGGCGGAATTTCTCAATACGTGGGAATATTATTGTGGATCTAATAGCCATTTGGCCCATTCCTTCGTCTAGTGTCCTTCCTTCAGCTTTGCCTCGCCCCCGTCTTAGCAAATTTAACCACTACTATTTTCGTTTCTCAACTCTACCCTAATACATGATCGAGAAATAGACCCCACGGACCTTAATGCGTCATTTGCCATTATAATTTGATTGGTTATTGCCAACAATTACTATAAAATCCTTCATACAGATATTTTCCGAGAGAACGTTATTGAAACAACGTCCAGGAAAGGGTTCGTAATTTATTTGACATAAAAGGGCACATCTCCCTCAACTGTAGCTCCATACCTTGATATTTCCAGAacatctttctctcttcagTCTCCAGCAGTCCCTTTTGACATTTGTCTATATACCAGAGTCGCAGTATTACCCACACTGTCAAGTACTTATATCCTATCTATCCATGCATTCATTCTTTTACAACAAAACGAGCTAACAAGTCTACTTTATCAGAATGATGTTCGGAAAGCTGTCCGTCTCTATTATGGGAGCATTTGCTCTTCTCACAAACGCTGCAATTGTGGAGATGTTTAGCGATTCCAACTGTCAGACTTCAGTCGGATCTCGGAACGTTTGGGACAACACTTGCGCCACCGGTGTGCCTGGATTCCAGTCATACATAATCACTACCGCAGGAGGCAGTGACCAGTTGCTCACTACATACAGCCCCGATGCATGTGCCACCGCGTACATTACGTGCAACGGTGCAGGATCAGTTGGTACCTGCTATCCTTCCTTTGACAGTGATGGTGGCAGCAATGCCATTAGCTCATCCACCGACTGTGGTATGGCTTAATGGATTGCGGTCCTAAATGCCACTACTCTTGCGTTGGTTGAACAATCATAACCAGTTGTCTCCTTTTCTTGTGAATTGATTTCCAATTCCAACACATGTATCTTAGAGCCCTGACTATGACAAATTACTTACGTAGCCAATTTGAGGCCCGATTTTGATATTTGTCCACAATCTCAGCTCAACTAAATTAACCGGATGTTCGCAACACGACTCCCCCCCAAAAGGAACAGGCTAGTGATCGTTACTTTTTCTTGATAACCAACTAGTAGCAGCCACGTGTTGCGCAATGTAAACTTATTTTTAGATAAAGTCGGGATGCTATTCAAACTTGCCATGACTTGTTGCGTATGACCGgacagccagatcagaagagaaacGATAAAGGTATTCAATTTGAGTGCTATGGACGATGGGACTTCTAAGttagagaagggaaagaagaagaaggaaaagaacaaaaagagTCCCTACTATCTATAGAACCCATATCACATGCCAGGCACtgtcgcctcaggcagcgCTCATTAGGCTGGTCACATTGCGTGTTTTATATGAGAAGGAGCTGATAATCACCAAATTAATGAGTCTTCTAGGAATAAGGAAATAAAACATAGATCTAATCCATGCAAGGAGCGAACTGAATTAACTGATTGGCCCAAACGTCAATATTGCCATCATCTTTTTCGATACAGATGCAAATAATGGTTCGAGAAACCGTTTGCAAATTTTATCTCTTTGAAGAACATGTAAGGCGCTTCAAACACGCTAGGCAACGGCACAAGGAGGTCGGGGCTGGGGCGATGAAAGAGACCCGGAGAAGCCGAGATCACGAAGGTAAGGAAACGGGCGAAGTGGGTTGTGTTGAATAAATAAAGGGGAAAGGCTATTCAATAtcagggcggcggcgctcACACCTCAGGCACACACACATTATCCTAAGCAGACTCCTGTTACCGAACATCTTGTAACAAATCCATTTTGCCTAAATTGTCTGTAAAGCGTTTGCTTTATATTCACAAAAGTTCCTGGCGGATCCTTCAACAAAGCTGCGGTGCGGGGATTGCGGGGAAACGGGCTTATTTCTTAATAATTTCCACCAGTGATAGCTAAGCTAAACGGAAAAACAGCACAAGGGGGAATATTAATCTGTACTTGATAAGTGGACTATGCTCCATCAATTTTATAAAATCTTTGTAATTCCCCAAGAAAAGCAAGTTGATTGCTGTCATTTAATTATCACACCGTACAACAATGCGCTTCTTACATTGTCAGTTGTTGACATTTCTGGCTGTGACGGCTAGGGTAGAAGCTAGCATCTCCCTCTCCCAGCGACGAAATTTGGTGAGATCGTTCAATCCACACCGCAATGTCAGCTCAGCAACAACGCCTCTGCAAGTCGGAAACGGCAATTTTGCCTTTGGGTCCGATATCACTGGCTTACAGACATTTTCGCACTTTGCCATAGAGAGTACATGGACCTGGCACAACTTCAGCTTGCCAACTACTCCAGGGCAAACCTTGCCCTCCGGTATATATTGCACCAGCTCGGCGGTAGACCACATAAAATGCTGACAGTAAGTGTTTCATGGTATGCCACAGACTTCACGGGTTTAAATTGGTGGACGCATGACCGCCTTGTGAAGTACGATATGCCCAACCAAGCAGAGGAAGATATTTCAAATTGGCTTATCGAAAACCCACAAAGATTAAGCGTCGCAAACATCGGTCTCTTTTTTGGGGGAGATAATGTTACAGAGGAGCAGCTAGTAGCAAAGTCTCAAGATCTGGATCTTTGGGCAGGCACAGTCCAGTCTACCTTCCGCTACAAGGGGTCGGAGGTATCTCTGCAGGTCTGGTGTCATCCAACACTCCCTACTGTGGGCATCCAAATCAAGTCCAATCTTCTGAATACCCGCAATttgggggttttttttgACTTCCCTTACTCCGACACCAACAAGTTTGACGCTCCATATGTGGGCGTGTGGAATGACACCTCGCATAATACCGTCAAATTACGCTCTACTGCCAGCACGGCTTCCTTCCAGCATAAAATAGACAGCAATACCAATGAGATCATGGCTAAATGGAACACTGAGGCTTCCATTTCCGGCCCTCTACCAGGCTCAAACAAGTTCGTTCTCAACTCTTCGGATTCCGATACTCTGCAGCTCGTGGTTGCCTtcgatgccaccaccaactccCAACACAATCTTCCATCGTATGATAACATTGTCGCGGCATCCAAAGAGTGGTGGTCTAACTATTGGGTATCCGGTGCATTCATTGACCTCTCAGCAACTGAAAATGCCAATGCAACAGAACTTCAGCGTCGTATTATCTTATCACAGTATCTTGTTGCCGTAAATGAAGCGTCGCATAACCCTCCACAAGGTTCGTGTCAGCCCCCTCTTGTTCCCGGTGTTTTGGAGATGAGGCGTTTTCAAGTATATTTGCTAATTTCTTTTTATAGAATCAGGTATGGGGCCCCTATGACTTCACTGCCTATTCCTTAGCTGTACTACTTACAAAGCCACATACAGGATTGGTAAATAACGGATGGTACGGCAAGTTTCACGTAAGTTTGGTTGGCAAAGAGCGGCTCGGATCCGGCCCCTCTCGTGCTAAGAAGTCTGGAACAATTAACTGATGATAGAAAAGCTCGAAATGTTCTTGTGGCATTGCCTACACTTTGCCCGATGGGGACACTATGGTCTCCTTTCTCGGAGTGTTCCCAATACGTATCAACGATTCCTTCAATCCAGTATTGACCGGGCTACTGCACAGGGTTATGCAGGCGCACGTTGGGGTAAGATGACGGACACTACTGGCCGCAGCGCCCCTGGTGAAATCAATTCTCTTCTCATCTGGCAGCAGCCTCACGTCATGCACTTTGCCGAATATGTTTATCGAGCATTTCCATATGAGAATACATTACGAGAGTGGGATGAAGTCCTGACGGCTACGGCCAATTTCATGGCATCGTACGCGTGGTGGAACACGACTACCCAGGTTTACGACCTTGGCCCTCCCTTGTACCCGGTCAGCGAGAACACAAATCCCAACTGCACAATTAACCCGACGTTTGAGCTAGCATACTGGCGCTTTGGTTTGAATGTTGCTATTCAGTGGAAGGAGCGCCAGGACCTCGCCATTCCGAAGGACTGGGTCACTGTGCGGGATAATCTCGCGCCGCTTCCTGTCATTGACAATGCCTACGCCGTCTACGAGGGCATTCCGGATATGTGGAAACCTGGAACTACCACCTTACAGGATCACCCTGCCATGATTGGCATCTACGGCCTACTTCCGCCTCCCATGACCGGCACCCCTCTCAACTTAACCACGATGCGCAATACTGCTCAGCTCATCCGGAATCACTGGGACTTTGCGGACTCGTACGGCTGGGACTTTAGCATGTTGGCTATGAACAGCCTCCGCCTGGGCGACGTAGATCAGGCTATTGCCTATCTCCTCGATACATACTATGTCTTTGATGACGCAGGTTACCCTGAGGGTGGCAATCGAGTCCCAACTCCTTATATGCCTGACACTGGTGGCTTGttgctcgccgccgccatgATGGCAGGCGGATGGGATGAAAATGAAGGCCCACATTTTCCTATAGACTGGAATGTGACAGTGGAGGGCTTCACTCCGAGCCTGTGAATCCGAAAGATCAATGAATTCCTGGTTGTGCTCAACTCAGAGGTTGTCCTAAATCAAGGTCGTGTTCTGCAAGCAGGTAATCAAATTTAGAGGGACATAATCACCTTTTCCATTTCTGTCTGTAGTTCGCAACTTGATTGTAGAAACCAACTAATTACAAacatatatatatcataGACCCAACAGTTTGTATGCTTAGTTGGTCAACTAATTTCCAATTACCTTTTTGTTCCAAAGCAGTCAAGTCTGCTAATAAACTAATAGAAAAGTTTCAAAACTAACACTGTCTACCAAGGACTAGCCTGTGGTGTCAGACGCATACAACGACGTAGGAGAGCATATAGGCACCGAGATGTTCTTACTCGAGATGGAGCTAGCGGTGCGCTTAATGCAGAGCCTTTCGGAAGAAAACCGTAAAGTAGCGGTGATATACGACTAACTTGATTACCCCGATATGCCGGATGGCTTTCCGCACCCTACGGATGGATGTAACTTGGTAGGTGCTTATGAGGATAATCGAGTGATTTCCTATAGTGGTGTGCAAGTTTCTGAATTTTCTGATGCGTCCGAGGAAATATTTTTGCAGCGTATTGAATCTTTCATTGACTTCCTCCTAGAGGGGCCTTTTATTGCAAAAATGGTTGATGTCAGAGCTCATTTAGATGATACTTCGCTCATGTGGATGGGCAAACGACCCATTCCATTTCTGTATAAATAGTCCTATTCTTATTTGCGAATTTGATCATAAATGTGGGATGTACCTATCGAACTCGGAGCCAGGAAGGTTTTACGTGCATACCGTGGTGAGGATACCGAACGGAAATGATTATGGAAAGGAACTGCTCTGGCaatggaaggagaagaatagCTTTTGACCACAATATGCTACTGAGGTCTAGGTAATAAGCTTTGCATTGGATTTATTTATATTTTGCAAATACAGTTTTGGCCTACATCTGACAGAGCTTGGTTTTTGTCTACTAGGTTGTCTGGCTCCTTTATGGTGAGTCAGAAAGCGCGAAAGTGGATAAAGTGCTACACTGCATCAACCGACCATTTTCAATCGATTCATTCAAACACTAGAGATGCTCATATCAAATGTCCATAGATTATGTATTCCATTTGTTTCATGCCTATAAGGGGTTAAAGGAGAATGGATGAAGACATGTGCAAATGATATCCGGCATTAATTTAAGTCACTCAGAGTTGCTAGTGAGTTATTTGACGCCTGTAAACTAGGGTTTCACTTATCATTTGTCTGAAGCTTTTCACAGTGCCATATTTGCTCTGGCCTGGGCTGTGAGCTTTCTCACCTCTATGGGTGAACTCTTACAAGAAGCGTCTAGCCCCTGCCACTTAGTCAGATCGTCTGCCGTTGACACGATGGCCTCAATATCTTTTTCTGAATATCCAAATGAGATACAAGCCTTAATATGGCTTCTTGCCTGCCTTGAAGCGTTAAGCCCAATAAGTGCTGCCGTTAGAATGAGCTTCGATTCCGGTAACCCACGATCGGAGCGACTAATATTATAGCTGTACTATACGTTAATCCAACAACATTCAAAGTATCGGTGAAATCATTTGGTTGTTGACTCACCCGAACCCTGCCGTATTTAGTAGGTAGGAAAAGTCACCATAGAAGGTTGACAGCATTTCAAAAACCTCGTGATTTGCGGATGC carries:
- a CDS encoding uncharacterized protein (ID:PFLUO_004146-T1.cds;~source:funannotate), translating into MAKWNTEASISGPLPGSNKFVLNSSDSDTLQLVVAFDATTNSQHNLPSYDNIVAASKEWWSNYWVSGAFIDLSATENANATELQRRIILSQYLVAVNEASHNPPQEKLEMFLWHCLHFARWGHYGLLSRSVPNTYQRFLQSSIDRATAQGYAGARWGKMTDTTGRSAPGEINSLLIWQQPHVMHFAEYVYRAFPYENTLREWDEVLTATANFMASYAWWNTTTQVYDLGPPLYPVSENTNPNCTINPTFELAYWRFGLNVAIQWKERQDLAIPKDWVTVRDNLAPLPVIDNAYAVYEGIPDMWKPGTTTLQDHPAMIGIYGLLPPPMTGTPLNLTTMRNTAQLIRNHWDFADSYGWDFSMLAMNSLRLGDVDQAIAYLLDTYYVFDDAGYPEGGNRVPTPYMPDTGGLLLAAAMMAGGWDENEGPHFPIDWNVTVEGFTPSL